A portion of the uncultured Draconibacterium sp. genome contains these proteins:
- a CDS encoding aldose epimerase family protein, giving the protein MKITTKTFGTLKDGREAQLFTLTNDTLKINITNYGAIITAIDMPNKNGSIQNIVCGFDKLETYQSEEYLASCPYFGAIIGRFGNRIAKGHLEIEGKTYEMAINNGPNHLHGGIEGFDKKLFDAEIIESENEVGVKLSYMSADGEENYPGNLKVTCIYTLNENNDLGIQYYAETDKTTVVNLTNHSYFNLTGGKDNILNHELELNATKMTAMVEQIPTGKITPVVGTVYDFTSPKKINAEGLEMGYDDNFVFDNEDGDLILAGTLSEETSGRKIEVYTTQPGMQVYTGYWIPEFTIDGKKKFGSYAGIALETQHYPDSVHHPKFPTTELKPGEIYDQKTIYKFITE; this is encoded by the coding sequence ATGAAGATAACAACAAAAACTTTTGGGACATTAAAAGATGGTCGCGAAGCACAGCTTTTTACCCTCACCAACGACACACTAAAAATAAATATAACCAATTACGGCGCCATTATTACCGCAATTGACATGCCGAATAAAAATGGCTCCATTCAGAATATTGTTTGTGGTTTCGATAAACTTGAAACCTATCAAAGCGAAGAGTACCTGGCATCATGCCCCTACTTTGGAGCCATAATTGGCCGATTTGGCAACCGGATTGCAAAAGGACATCTCGAGATTGAAGGTAAGACATACGAAATGGCAATTAATAACGGACCAAACCATTTGCATGGAGGAATAGAAGGGTTTGATAAAAAATTATTTGATGCCGAAATTATTGAGTCCGAAAACGAAGTTGGCGTTAAATTAAGCTACATGAGTGCTGATGGCGAAGAAAATTATCCGGGAAATCTAAAAGTAACCTGTATATATACGCTAAACGAGAACAATGATCTGGGCATTCAATATTATGCCGAAACTGACAAAACAACTGTGGTTAACCTTACAAACCACAGTTACTTCAATTTAACCGGAGGAAAAGACAATATCCTAAACCATGAACTGGAGCTTAATGCAACCAAAATGACAGCCATGGTTGAGCAAATACCAACCGGAAAAATTACCCCGGTAGTTGGTACTGTTTACGATTTTACCTCGCCTAAAAAGATTAATGCCGAAGGTTTGGAAATGGGCTACGACGATAACTTTGTTTTTGACAACGAAGACGGAGATCTGATTTTGGCCGGTACACTAAGCGAAGAAACCAGTGGCCGTAAAATTGAGGTTTACACCACACAACCGGGAATGCAGGTTTACACCGGTTATTGGATTCCGGAATTTACCATTGATGGCAAAAAGAAATTCGGAAGCTACGCCGGAATTGCACTGGAAACCCAACATTATCCTGATTCGGTACATCACCCAAAATTTCCGACAACGGAATTAAAACCCGGAGAAATTTACGATCAGAAAACGATCTACAAATTTATAACAGAATAA
- a CDS encoding AMP-binding protein, producing the protein MKTIVELFETAVANYPDNPYLWEKTKGEYQPTTYKQTREKVLDLAAGLIQLGFKKGDRAALIADGRNDWIISELGMLYAGGINVPLSIRLQNNELAFRINHSGSKYIFVSKLHAAKVEEIRDELPELEKVVYIDGKENPGENDIDYKELVAAGAKFRKENTDLTEQVWKGIEPNDVANISYTSGTTADPKGIMLTHLNYAANVVQSNSLLDLQSEWITLAILPWDHAFAHTTCLYVFMYKGASIASVEIGNSPMETLRNIPKNIQEIKPTLMMSVPAYSKTFRKNIEAGIRKKGEFLFKVFQFALKVAYAHNGYGNNRGKGWRFFLKPLYWLFDHVLFAKVRDGFGGNLKFFIGGGALLDVELQRFFYAVGLPICQGYGLTESAPVISSNVPHDVVFGSSGKLVKNLEIKILDDKGNELPVGQKGEIVVKGDNVMKGYWNNPTATAETLKDGWLHTGDMGYMGKDDFLYVLGRFKSLLIGNDGEKYSPEGIEEALVDQSPYIQQVMLYNNQNAYTSGMVVPDMEAINRELKNRSIEKGSDEAAKTAIEIIQKEINEYKKGGKYEGTFPERWLPATVAILPEAFTTENKMLNATMKMVRDKVTAHFAKELEFLYTSGAKNIVNEMNIEAVKNWMK; encoded by the coding sequence ATGAAAACCATTGTTGAACTTTTTGAAACCGCTGTTGCTAACTACCCCGACAATCCTTATCTGTGGGAAAAGACCAAAGGAGAATACCAGCCTACAACTTACAAACAAACACGCGAAAAGGTTTTAGATCTTGCTGCCGGACTCATTCAGTTGGGTTTCAAAAAAGGCGACCGGGCCGCATTAATTGCCGATGGCCGCAACGATTGGATCATTAGTGAACTGGGGATGCTTTATGCCGGGGGTATTAACGTGCCACTCTCTATTCGTTTACAAAACAACGAGCTTGCTTTCCGCATAAACCACAGTGGAAGTAAATATATTTTTGTATCGAAATTACATGCTGCAAAAGTTGAGGAGATTCGTGATGAGTTGCCGGAACTGGAGAAAGTAGTTTACATTGACGGAAAAGAAAATCCGGGTGAAAACGATATTGATTACAAAGAATTGGTTGCTGCCGGAGCTAAATTCAGAAAAGAAAATACCGACTTAACGGAACAGGTATGGAAAGGAATTGAGCCAAACGATGTAGCAAATATATCTTATACTTCAGGAACCACTGCCGACCCGAAAGGTATTATGCTTACCCACCTGAATTACGCGGCCAATGTGGTACAGTCAAATTCATTGCTCGATCTGCAGTCAGAATGGATAACACTGGCAATTCTGCCGTGGGATCATGCATTTGCACACACCACCTGCTTGTATGTGTTTATGTACAAAGGTGCCAGTATTGCATCGGTTGAAATTGGCAACTCGCCAATGGAAACACTTCGAAATATTCCGAAAAATATACAGGAGATTAAGCCAACGCTTATGATGAGTGTTCCGGCTTACTCAAAAACATTCCGGAAAAACATTGAAGCAGGCATTCGTAAAAAAGGAGAATTCCTGTTTAAAGTTTTCCAGTTTGCCTTAAAAGTTGCTTATGCGCACAACGGCTATGGCAACAACCGCGGCAAAGGCTGGCGTTTCTTTTTAAAGCCGCTTTACTGGTTATTTGACCATGTATTATTTGCCAAAGTTCGTGATGGTTTTGGGGGCAACCTGAAATTCTTCATTGGAGGTGGTGCCTTGCTCGATGTTGAATTGCAACGTTTCTTCTATGCCGTTGGTCTTCCCATTTGCCAGGGTTACGGTCTTACTGAATCTGCTCCCGTTATTTCGTCAAATGTTCCGCACGATGTTGTTTTTGGATCATCGGGAAAACTGGTTAAAAACCTGGAAATAAAAATTCTGGACGATAAAGGCAATGAACTACCTGTAGGACAGAAAGGCGAGATTGTTGTGAAAGGTGACAATGTAATGAAAGGCTATTGGAATAACCCAACTGCCACTGCCGAAACTTTGAAAGACGGCTGGCTGCACACCGGCGATATGGGCTACATGGGAAAAGACGACTTCCTTTATGTACTGGGACGGTTTAAAAGTCTGCTAATTGGTAACGATGGCGAAAAATACAGCCCTGAAGGTATTGAAGAGGCACTTGTCGACCAGTCGCCATACATCCAACAGGTAATGCTTTACAACAATCAAAATGCATATACCTCCGGAATGGTTGTGCCCGACATGGAAGCCATAAACCGTGAGCTGAAAAATCGCAGCATCGAAAAAGGAAGTGATGAAGCTGCAAAAACTGCAATCGAAATTATTCAGAAAGAGATTAACGAATATAAAAAAGGCGGCAAATATGAAGGCACTTTCCCTGAGCGCTGGCTACCTGCCACCGTTGCCATACTGCCGGAGGCGTTTACTACTGAAAACAAAATGCTGAACGCCACCATGAAAATGGTTCGCGACAAAGTTACAGCACACTTTGCCAAAGAATTGGAATTTCTGTACACATCCGGAGCCAAAAATATAGTTAACGAGATGAATATTGAGGCTGTAAAAAACTGGATGAAATAA
- a CDS encoding GntR family transcriptional regulator translates to MPRTRVISINPKSSVPKYRQIIDSVLKSIEKRRLKKGDKVPSINEICSEFNLSRDTVMFAFNELKSKGILKSQPGKGYYIASTEIKVEERVFVLFDELNAFKEDLYNSLINSFKGKATVEVYFHHFNYKVFKNLITESIGNYTSYLIMPATFDNTGHLLSKLPEDRVYIIDRLKPELTRYPVVYQDFEQDFYDALVAGKEMIEKYRKLVFVNPGGKEPAERSEGFQRFCEENDFKYEIVKSLTGVKPSLWEAYFLISDRDLVEMVKIAKYCKFKLGKKFGIVSFNDTMLKEVVSGGITTISTDFTEMGKTLANMVVTRDRSQVRNKAQMIVRNSL, encoded by the coding sequence ATGCCAAGAACCAGAGTAATTTCAATCAATCCAAAGTCATCGGTGCCGAAATATCGCCAGATAATCGATTCGGTGCTAAAATCAATTGAAAAAAGACGTTTAAAAAAAGGAGATAAGGTTCCTTCGATTAATGAGATTTGTTCGGAGTTTAATCTTAGCCGCGATACGGTGATGTTTGCTTTTAACGAACTAAAGTCGAAAGGCATTTTGAAAAGTCAGCCCGGAAAAGGGTATTACATTGCCAGCACTGAAATAAAAGTTGAAGAACGTGTTTTTGTATTATTCGACGAGTTAAATGCATTTAAAGAGGACTTGTATAATTCCCTGATAAATTCGTTTAAAGGCAAGGCAACGGTTGAAGTATATTTTCATCATTTTAATTATAAGGTATTTAAAAATCTGATTACCGAAAGTATTGGTAACTATACATCGTATTTAATAATGCCGGCCACTTTTGACAATACGGGGCACTTATTATCAAAATTACCTGAAGACCGCGTTTATATTATCGATCGTTTGAAACCTGAACTAACACGCTACCCGGTGGTTTACCAGGATTTTGAGCAGGATTTTTACGACGCTTTGGTTGCAGGAAAGGAGATGATTGAAAAGTACCGGAAGTTAGTATTCGTAAATCCGGGCGGAAAAGAACCGGCAGAGCGTTCGGAGGGATTTCAGCGTTTTTGTGAGGAAAATGATTTTAAGTACGAGATTGTAAAATCGCTCACTGGTGTGAAACCATCGTTGTGGGAAGCTTACTTCCTAATTTCGGACCGCGACTTGGTTGAAATGGTGAAAATTGCCAAATATTGTAAGTTTAAACTGGGTAAAAAATTTGGCATAGTTTCCTTTAACGACACTATGTTAAAAGAAGTGGTTTCGGGTGGTATAACAACCATTTCAACCGATTTTACGGAAATGGGAAAAACACTTGCCAATATGGTTGTAACGCGCGACAGATCGCAGGTTCGTAACAAAGCGCAAATGATTGTCAGGAATAGTTTATAA